The Nymphaea colorata isolate Beijing-Zhang1983 chromosome 5, ASM883128v2, whole genome shotgun sequence DNA segment CACCTTGGCTGCTGCATTATACACAGACTAAAACTGTTTAAACTGTGGTTTGTTGGTGACAGGATCACTGAAATTACTGCCACCACGTAAGCCATTGATTTTCGGGCAACAAACTACATCACCTTGTCGCCTTGTCGAGCTTCCTCATTACCAATTTAtatgaggaagaaaagaaaaaataaaataaaatatataataattctCATAATCTCAGCCACTGTTGCCCATCAATATAAGCACTGGTGAGAAAAGGTTTGGCCTCCTCAAAGGTCAGGGACTTGGACCATGGGACCCTCTTTCTGGAGTCTGCTCCTCCTCCCCTGCAGTTGTACTCTGCAAACCAGACTGTCCTGAAAACGCCAAAAAATATTGAACGTTAGGCCGCTCTTCTCATGGTTATGGTGCTCCAATTTCGCGCAGCTGTTTACATAAATATCAAACAAAGATTTATAGAAAGCGAGGATAAAAGATTATCAATGTCTAAGCACACCATGTGGCGTCTCAGTTTTACTGAAATTTGGAATTGTATTCGGGAATTTGGTTTTACTTGATATTTCTCTTGACAGCGAAAGcagttttctccttttaattTGAAGAAATCATTAATCTGTTTATTTCAATGTAAAAAAGGAACAATGGAGGAGCTTCATTAAGAAATTTGGAAGCCAAGAAACTGTTTTGAGAATCAACAACTTGAAGGCACTGCAGTGTGGGAGGGAAAACGACTTAAAAGAGCACATTATGATGAAAGAGTTCCACATATAACTTCTGTCTGGGCTTTTTCCTTCATAAAGTTTGACAAGGCTTCATCTGAGGTTTCCTTTCGTGAAGGGTTCCTCATTATAAAATAGAACACGAAAGAAAACTCAGCGCATAAAGTGACTTGATTCCTTTACCACTTACTCTCCACCTGTTGTGGACTTTCAGTCCACGAAAATTAGGTGTTAGATGTACCAAAGGCTTACTCAGTCAAGACTACCTTTGACTGAGGCAAGTGACTCAAATGTAGAGTCTAAAAGCATAATTTCACTGTGTAATTAACTGCAATCTTTTGTTCAAAATGAttcattagtaaaaaaaaaggaaagacagCAATACCAAAAGGTATATATGGCTAGTATTTCTAGCACCAATTTatcataagaaaagaaataatccCAAAAAGAGTAAACTCACCGTCTCCTTGAAGGATCATCCCAGTCGTGCCATCCCTGAGGTATAACGATATCACCCATATCGCACAAAGAATAGACCACCTGTGCATATCTGCCCCATGCTCTCCCAAGGTAGAGCTTCCCCGATCCATCCAGCTTGCACTGCAGAAATGAGAAGCCCGAGTTTTCGTTTGGTGAGTTCCTCTGCGACGCTGCTATCGCTCCATAACTTGCAGCGGTTGCATGGAGGACGCAGCTCTGTTCCATGCAAGTGATTAGGATTGTGgacaaagaaagggaaaagaaaagcatacTGATACAATCTTATTGTGATGATCCTTCACGGATGGATCGAGCAGGTGAAGTTCTCAAGAAGCAATTTCAGTTCATGATCGTGAGAGTGCATGACAATATGAAATTATTCATTTGGCCTTTTCAAGAATGAAACATCATCAACACCTAGTGGAAATTAAATCACCAGAAGTATGAAAACAAATGGAAATTAAGCTTAACCATTGAACTTGGCTGCTGGTGTGCCAGCATTCTAGGAGAGAAAACAAACAGCTAATCGCGCCATGCAACAATTAGCAACAACAAGCCGTATCCAAGTCCTGAGAAACGTGTGGAAGCATATTCTATGCAAAGAAACCTAGACGGGTGGTTTGATGGCCTCTATACAAGTACCCAGCCGTTTCACCGAACAGAGAAAGAAGGACCTTGAATTGGAACTGGTGAGTGTACCTCATAGAGGGACCTTGCGCTCCCAAATATGAAGTCGATGGCACCATGAATTTCACAGTGGTAGAAATAGTGCCTGCCCATATGGTCAAACAGCGTATCCTGTGAACCCAGAACTTTACACCTGAAGAACATGGCCTTATCCCCTGAAATTCTCAATGCTACGGCTTGTTTTCCTTCTGCACCAGGAAGTGCACTTGGAGCAGAGTTCTGTCAAACCCGTCAGCAAGAAAGTGCAAAACAAGGGTTAGCAAGCTGTAGTTGCCCAACTTTAGCTTTTCTGGAGCGCTTGTTAATCAATGGACCTTGGAAAAGGgtccaaaaggaaaaggagagcAGTAATACCTCAAAGGTGATCCCTGAAGCACAGAAATAATCCGATTCAATGGCGACAGAAGCAGAGTGAATGGTACCGATGGGTTGACCATAGGAACCTTTTTCTGAAGCAGTGGAATTCCATGAAATTACCGTCTCTCCACTCTCGTCTCCGATGAACGAAATGTATGGTTTAGTTGTGGGAATTAGCACTTTCTCTCTGCAAGCCAACTCAAAATGGAAATTAATGGTCAACCAGACAGAACGCTCTTCCTCCAATAAAGGATCAAATCAGAAGTTGCAGCGATTCTCTTGTATTAGGGCTACCCAACAGAGAAAGAAGATCAAGTCTGCAAGAATACGTGTAAGGTGCGTGTGTCTGTGCgtgtgtgcgagagagagagagagagagagaggcgcaATTCTGCTTACTGCATCTTTGCTTTGATATTTACCTATAAACTCCAGATTGAATGAAAATCTTCACCCTTTGGTTGTTACCGTGAGGAACCAAATCAACGGCTCCCTGAACCGTCGTGGTGTCTCTTTCCCCACCCTTCGCCACCACTATGACCCTGCCCTTCTCTCTGTTTCCCCACTCCTGCATCTTCCCCAAACTGCTATCATAAATGTTTAAATCATCCCAACTAATGTAATCACTAGAAAACTCACAATCGACCCAGTGGACACCCAAACCCAACAACCAAAATATCAGGCAAAACCAGAACCAATATGAACCCATGCGTTTCTCAGCAAGCAATAAGCGTTTCTTATCCAATTcgtctctttcttcctcttggtATCTGCCGGATGCAAGAGGGTTTATAGCAAGAACGCGAAGAGGTGAAGGCTGCAGTAAATGAAGGGAGCGTCGTAGTGATGGTGGAGGGGAGAGAAGAGGCCACTTGTGGGTCTGCAACGTTCGTGTGGGAGTTCCATGGCTTTAATGGAGTCATGGCGAGTAAGAGCCTACAAAGGAGAGGCAAAGAAATCGCAGGAGCAGATGCGTATCGGGATTTTTCCATGAAGGTGGTTGGAGAGTAGTTAGCGGTTAAGTTTCTTCACATCATTCTAACCGATTCTCTCTACTGGAGTTATCGTACATGTCtgcgttctctctctccctcccaaAAGATAGGTAGTGTCGTGTTTGGTGGCGTGGTGTCTCTTTTTTCCATGGTAGCGCCGGGGGTTTGTTG contains these protein-coding regions:
- the LOC116254936 gene encoding pectinesterase QRT1-like codes for the protein MGSYWFWFCLIFWLLGLGVHWVDCEFSSDYISWDDLNIYDSSLGKMQEWGNREKGRVIVVAKGGERDTTTVQGAVDLVPHGNNQRVKIFIQSGVYREKVLIPTTKPYISFIGDESGETVISWNSTASEKGSYGQPIGTIHSASVAIESDYFCASGITFENSAPSALPGAEGKQAVALRISGDKAMFFRCKVLGSQDTLFDHMGRHYFYHCEIHGAIDFIFGSARSLYESCVLHATAASYGAIAASQRNSPNENSGFSFLQCKLDGSGKLYLGRAWGRYAQVVYSLCDMGDIVIPQGWHDWDDPSRRRTVWFAEYNCRGGGADSRKRVPWSKSLTFEEAKPFLTSAYIDGQQWLRL